The Chryseobacterium sp. 52 genome includes a region encoding these proteins:
- a CDS encoding DUF6624 domain-containing protein, with protein MRYLFFVIFFSVLMNAQKNQDKKINVKLKNELARIQKDDQIYRELMQSDASQEQKEKVMKEKNLTKEDITDRLWSLMDEQDKINLEKVEKIIAEYGYPGKSLVGEPENETTWYVIQHSPKINQYMPVIKTAADHKEIPFRLYAMMLDRQLMHDGKEQIYGTQGFSSHDGEKESEPIIWPIKDVKNVNKLRKEAGFDDTVESYAKRLYGKSFVFKNYTLDEVLKFGGDKKTEEKPLNLELKKELAQIYKDDQIYRELMQPNITPERKAEIIKEKNLSKEDVGSGLIKKMGDQDQENLVKVEKIIEKHGYPGKSMVGEPENYAVWNVIQHSPKIEKYFPLIKKAAEEKELPFRLYAMMLDRKLMYDNKEQLYGTQIRSIFSTKNGKPETLSFVWPVKDPEHVNELRKNSGFGKTIEDYAKDAGGFEYKKYTLKEALELLQKKK; from the coding sequence ATGAGATATTTATTTTTTGTCATTTTCTTTTCAGTTCTGATGAATGCTCAGAAAAATCAGGATAAGAAAATTAATGTAAAGCTTAAAAATGAGTTAGCCCGAATTCAAAAAGATGATCAAATCTATCGTGAACTGATGCAGTCTGATGCTTCACAGGAGCAAAAGGAGAAGGTCATGAAAGAAAAAAATCTTACTAAGGAAGATATTACGGATAGATTATGGTCACTGATGGATGAGCAGGATAAGATTAATCTTGAAAAAGTTGAAAAAATTATTGCAGAATATGGCTATCCCGGAAAATCTCTGGTAGGAGAGCCGGAAAACGAAACCACATGGTATGTTATCCAGCATTCTCCAAAAATTAATCAATATATGCCGGTTATTAAAACGGCTGCTGATCATAAAGAAATTCCGTTTAGACTGTATGCTATGATGCTGGACAGACAGTTAATGCATGATGGGAAAGAGCAGATTTACGGAACTCAGGGATTTTCTTCTCACGACGGAGAGAAAGAAAGCGAGCCTATTATTTGGCCTATTAAAGATGTTAAAAACGTAAACAAACTCAGAAAAGAAGCCGGTTTTGATGATACAGTTGAAAGCTATGCCAAGCGTCTCTATGGAAAGAGTTTTGTTTTTAAAAATTATACTTTGGATGAAGTTTTGAAGTTCGGAGGTGATAAGAAAACCGAAGAAAAACCGCTCAACCTTGAACTCAAAAAAGAGCTTGCTCAGATCTATAAAGACGACCAAATCTACCGGGAGTTGATGCAACCCAACATTACGCCCGAAAGAAAAGCAGAGATCATAAAAGAGAAAAACCTGTCCAAGGAAGATGTTGGTAGCGGACTCATCAAAAAGATGGGCGATCAGGATCAGGAGAACCTTGTTAAAGTAGAGAAAATCATTGAAAAACATGGGTACCCAGGAAAATCTATGGTGGGCGAACCTGAAAATTATGCCGTATGGAATGTTATCCAGCATTCCCCTAAAATTGAGAAATACTTTCCTCTAATCAAAAAAGCAGCAGAAGAAAAAGAACTGCCATTCAGACTCTATGCCATGATGCTGGACAGAAAGCTGATGTACGACAACAAAGAACAGCTCTATGGAACGCAGATCCGTTCAATTTTTTCAACAAAAAACGGAAAGCCTGAAACCCTTTCATTTGTGTGGCCGGTAAAAGATCCGGAGCATGTCAACGAATTGAGAAAGAATTCAGGATTTGGTAAGACTATAGAAGATTACGCTAAAGATGCAGGAGGCTTCGAATACAAAAAATATACATTGAAAGAAGCTTTGGAACTTCTTCAGAAAAAGAAATAA
- a CDS encoding transposase, with protein sequence MTNAEHFEPGCIYHVYSHANGKDVLFAEDSNYQYFLERLLKYITPIAEIYAYYLMPNHFHLLVKFKDLENDEVVNEHQYLMKPFSNFLNSYAKAYNKKYNRKGALFLDFLRRKKVQDEKYLLKVLHYIHNNPVHHGFTSQVEKWKYSSYINIEKPSSLERSTILKYFDAKEDFIGYHRSNVEYDFMNLE encoded by the coding sequence ATGACCAATGCAGAACATTTTGAGCCCGGATGTATTTATCATGTATATTCACATGCTAACGGAAAAGATGTACTATTTGCAGAGGATAGTAATTATCAGTATTTTCTTGAACGATTATTAAAATATATTACCCCGATAGCTGAAATTTATGCGTATTATTTGATGCCGAACCATTTTCATTTGCTGGTAAAATTTAAAGATTTAGAGAATGATGAGGTTGTTAATGAACACCAATATTTAATGAAACCATTCAGTAATTTTTTAAATAGTTATGCTAAAGCTTACAACAAAAAGTATAATAGGAAAGGAGCACTTTTTCTTGATTTCTTACGGCGAAAGAAAGTTCAGGATGAAAAATATCTACTTAAAGTTCTGCACTATATCCATAATAATCCAGTGCATCATGGTTTTACAAGTCAGGTTGAAAAATGGAAATACTCTTCATACATTAATATAGAAAAACCAAGCAGTCTTGAAAGAAGCACGATTTTAAAATACTTTGATGCAAAAGAAGACTTTATAGGATACCATAGATCTAATGTGGAATATGATTTTATGAATTTAGAATAA
- a CDS encoding alpha/beta hydrolase, whose protein sequence is MIKKILILCSILFAFTCTVSAQDGTVKPLSIGEIRTLKSKILNEDRTLNIYLPQGFDKTKSYPVIYLLDGSMKEDIIHVSGLVQFFNLMYAMPETIVVGIANIDRKRDFTFETGLKDFKEEFPMAGHSDQFISFIEKELKPFVESNYKTTDKYLFGQSLGGLLATEILLKKPEMFNNYFIISPSLWWGDQSLLKEAPQLLSKAPDTKKFVYVSVGKDEHPVMVKDAGSLYEVLKKAGKKNWTVEYKMMETDNHATILHRSLYDGLVKMFPYKEPKK, encoded by the coding sequence ATGATCAAAAAGATTCTTATTCTTTGCAGTATTTTGTTTGCATTTACCTGTACCGTTTCAGCACAGGATGGAACTGTAAAGCCATTGAGTATTGGTGAAATCAGAACCTTAAAGTCTAAAATCCTAAATGAAGACAGAACATTAAACATTTATCTGCCTCAGGGCTTTGATAAAACAAAGTCATATCCGGTTATCTATCTTCTGGATGGATCAATGAAAGAAGATATCATCCATGTTTCAGGGCTGGTACAGTTTTTCAATTTAATGTATGCAATGCCGGAAACAATTGTGGTGGGAATTGCCAATATTGACAGGAAAAGAGATTTCACCTTTGAAACAGGTCTGAAAGATTTTAAAGAAGAATTTCCAATGGCAGGGCACTCAGATCAATTCATCAGCTTTATTGAGAAAGAATTGAAACCTTTTGTGGAAAGCAATTATAAAACGACAGACAAATATTTATTCGGTCAATCTTTAGGAGGACTTTTAGCCACAGAAATTCTTTTGAAGAAACCTGAAATGTTCAACAATTATTTTATCATTAGCCCAAGTTTGTGGTGGGGAGATCAAAGCTTGTTAAAAGAAGCTCCACAATTACTTTCAAAAGCACCGGATACCAAGAAATTCGTGTATGTTTCTGTAGGAAAAGACGAACACCCGGTTATGGTAAAAGATGCAGGATCTCTTTATGAAGTTCTTAAAAAAGCAGGAAAGAAAAACTGGACAGTTGAATACAAAATGATGGAAACAGACAATCATGCCACCATTCTTCACAGAAGCCTTTATGACGGATTGGTAAAGATGTTTCCTTATAAAGAGCCGAAGAAATAA
- the paaZ gene encoding phenylacetic acid degradation bifunctional protein PaaZ, with protein MEKLKNYIYGEWIEGTGNGVPLYNAVTGEQVAVSDTEGLNFEQALDYGRTVGYKNLSSMTFYDRGEMLKKVALYLLERKKKYYELSYKTGATHADSWVDIEGGFGTFFTYSGLAKRMLPNTPFWVDGETQKISANGTFLGTHILTPSEGVSIQINAYNFPVWGMLEKLSTSLLAGVPSIVKPSPFGSYLTNAVFQDMIESGVLPEGALQLVCGEPGNILDYVQDGDSVLFTGSANTGRKLKSLPSVAGNAVRFNMEADSLNCSILGLDAKPGTPEFDLFIKEVRTEMTTKAGQKCTAIRRIIVPEHLIGDVQNALSKALDQTKIGNPLSRETRMGSLVGKQQYDEVLRKVDLLKAETELVYDGKHELVDADYGQGAFMSPKLFLNDKPFEKNISHDVEAFGPVSTLMPYKDAEEAAALAKRGKGSLVGSIISHDEKFIAETSWKMASQHGRIFVLNRDNAKESTGHGSPLPTLMHGGPGRAGGGEEMGGLNGLHFFLQKTAIQGSPDVLTAITKVYQQGAEKKFADKHPFQKYFEDVEVGDSLETAGRTVTDADIVNFSNVSWDHFYAHTDATSLTGTIFDKTVAHGYFILSAAAGLFVSGKKGPVIANYGLENCSFFKPVYAGDTITVYLTAKEKINRGVKGRNIPSGVVKWLVEVVNQRDEVVCVATILTLVAKHSPFIDLNVKNVQKIVNGLTETTPLNWGKMSAQQMIEHLEHGVLVSLGEPEADKCFTPEEQLEKWQDSLYNHRKMPKDFPAPFLAEDETLLELKHKNLEIAKQSFLDTLKRFSIYYKENPQAEHMNFVFGKLNREMWELMHKKHFTHHFEQFGLI; from the coding sequence ATGGAAAAGTTAAAAAACTATATCTACGGAGAATGGATAGAAGGTACCGGAAACGGAGTTCCTTTGTACAATGCTGTTACAGGTGAGCAGGTCGCTGTTTCAGATACAGAAGGGCTTAATTTTGAACAGGCTCTTGATTACGGAAGAACAGTAGGTTACAAAAACCTTTCTTCCATGACATTCTATGACAGAGGGGAAATGCTGAAAAAAGTAGCATTGTACCTTTTAGAAAGAAAGAAAAAATATTACGAATTATCATATAAAACAGGAGCAACCCACGCAGACTCCTGGGTAGACATCGAAGGAGGTTTTGGTACTTTCTTTACCTATTCAGGGTTAGCAAAAAGAATGCTTCCCAATACTCCGTTTTGGGTAGACGGAGAAACTCAGAAAATTTCTGCGAACGGAACTTTCCTGGGAACTCATATTTTAACACCAAGTGAAGGAGTTTCTATACAGATCAATGCATACAACTTTCCGGTTTGGGGAATGTTGGAGAAACTGTCAACGTCATTATTGGCAGGGGTTCCTTCTATTGTAAAGCCGTCTCCATTCGGTTCTTATCTGACCAATGCCGTTTTTCAGGATATGATTGAAAGCGGTGTCCTTCCGGAAGGTGCACTTCAGTTGGTTTGTGGTGAACCCGGAAATATTCTGGACTATGTTCAGGATGGAGATTCCGTATTGTTTACAGGTTCTGCCAACACAGGTAGAAAACTGAAGTCTTTACCTTCTGTTGCCGGAAACGCAGTACGTTTCAATATGGAGGCAGATTCTTTAAACTGTTCGATTCTTGGACTGGATGCAAAACCCGGAACTCCGGAATTTGATTTATTCATCAAAGAAGTTCGTACCGAAATGACCACGAAAGCCGGTCAGAAATGTACGGCGATCAGAAGAATTATTGTTCCTGAACATTTAATTGGTGACGTTCAGAATGCTTTATCTAAAGCTTTAGATCAAACTAAGATCGGAAACCCGTTAAGCAGAGAAACCAGAATGGGATCTTTGGTTGGAAAACAGCAATATGATGAGGTCTTAAGAAAAGTAGACCTATTAAAAGCAGAAACAGAACTTGTCTACGACGGAAAACATGAACTGGTAGATGCTGATTACGGGCAGGGAGCGTTCATGAGCCCGAAATTATTCCTTAATGATAAACCTTTTGAAAAAAATATCTCTCACGATGTAGAAGCTTTCGGACCTGTTTCTACCCTGATGCCTTACAAAGATGCAGAAGAAGCTGCAGCGTTGGCAAAAAGAGGGAAAGGAAGCTTGGTAGGTTCCATCATTTCACATGATGAGAAATTTATTGCAGAAACGTCGTGGAAAATGGCTTCCCAGCACGGAAGAATTTTTGTATTGAACAGAGACAATGCCAAAGAAAGTACAGGTCACGGTTCACCACTTCCTACACTGATGCACGGAGGTCCTGGAAGAGCAGGAGGCGGTGAAGAAATGGGCGGATTAAACGGTCTTCATTTCTTCCTTCAGAAAACAGCTATTCAGGGCTCGCCAGACGTTTTAACGGCAATTACCAAAGTATATCAGCAGGGAGCTGAAAAGAAATTTGCAGACAAACATCCATTCCAGAAGTATTTTGAAGATGTTGAGGTCGGAGACTCTTTGGAAACAGCAGGCAGAACGGTTACCGATGCAGATATCGTTAACTTCTCCAATGTCTCATGGGATCATTTCTATGCGCATACGGATGCTACAAGTTTAACCGGAACTATTTTCGATAAAACAGTAGCTCACGGATACTTCATTCTTTCTGCAGCAGCAGGATTATTCGTTTCAGGAAAAAAAGGACCGGTTATCGCGAATTACGGATTGGAAAACTGTTCATTCTTCAAACCTGTCTATGCAGGAGATACCATCACCGTGTATTTAACGGCGAAGGAAAAAATAAACAGGGGCGTGAAAGGAAGAAATATTCCTTCCGGAGTTGTAAAATGGTTGGTTGAAGTAGTGAATCAGAGAGATGAGGTTGTTTGTGTAGCTACAATTTTAACACTCGTGGCAAAACATTCTCCTTTCATTGATCTGAATGTGAAAAATGTTCAGAAAATAGTCAATGGGTTAACAGAAACCACACCGCTCAATTGGGGTAAAATGTCTGCACAACAAATGATCGAACATCTGGAACATGGCGTTTTGGTAAGCTTAGGTGAACCGGAAGCAGATAAATGTTTCACCCCGGAAGAGCAATTGGAAAAATGGCAGGATTCACTTTATAACCACAGAAAAATGCCGAAAGATTTCCCGGCTCCTTTCTTAGCTGAAGATGAAACTTTGTTGGAATTAAAACATAAAAATCTTGAAATCGCAAAACAATCCTTCCTGGATACGTTAAAAAGATTTTCAATTTACTATAAAGAAAATCCGCAGGCAGAGCATATGAATTTTGTATTCGGAAAACTTAACAGAGAAATGTGGGAGCTGATGCACAAAAAGCATTTTACCCACCACTTTGAGCAGTTTGGATTGATTTAA